Proteins from one Methanobacterium aggregans genomic window:
- a CDS encoding hydantoinase/oxoprolinase family protein, which translates to MKIAGFDIGGANTDLAVVDFDESGNIKGIKTDFKYLPMWMKKDELKEALIELLGSEVDEVDAVAVSMTAELVDAYKTKKEGVLDIATKSDETFTVPVGFVGLNGIMDLEGIKQDPLRAAAANWVATAPIAAKLSPDCIMIDTGSTTTDIIPIKNGKECSKGRSDLERLKTGELIYTGTLRTNVAALVDKVPLDGEWVRVASELFAVTADIHMVLENIEESDYICSTPDGAGKSPEECMRRISRVICGDMDVLTRENIKEIAGYVHEAQVARVADALLEVSNRNSIDTVVTTGLGMNIICKKACEAAGLKSMGMDEVISSEDCVVAPAVGTAILMEEYLRNE; encoded by the coding sequence ATGAAAATAGCAGGATTTGACATTGGAGGAGCAAACACAGACCTTGCAGTTGTTGACTTCGATGAATCAGGTAACATCAAAGGTATCAAAACAGATTTCAAGTACCTCCCAATGTGGATGAAAAAGGATGAGCTTAAAGAGGCACTCATAGAACTTTTAGGATCTGAAGTTGATGAAGTAGATGCAGTTGCTGTGTCCATGACTGCAGAGCTTGTGGATGCATATAAAACCAAGAAAGAAGGAGTACTTGACATAGCAACAAAGTCAGATGAAACCTTTACAGTCCCAGTTGGCTTTGTTGGACTCAATGGAATAATGGATCTTGAAGGGATAAAACAGGATCCTTTAAGGGCTGCAGCTGCAAACTGGGTTGCAACAGCACCAATAGCTGCCAAATTATCTCCAGACTGTATAATGATAGACACTGGGAGCACAACCACAGATATAATTCCCATAAAAAATGGAAAGGAATGTTCAAAGGGAAGATCCGACCTTGAACGCCTTAAAACAGGAGAACTTATTTACACAGGCACCCTCAGAACCAACGTGGCAGCCCTTGTGGACAAGGTGCCCCTTGATGGTGAATGGGTTCGTGTGGCCTCAGAACTCTTTGCAGTAACTGCAGACATTCATATGGTACTTGAAAACATTGAAGAATCAGATTACATCTGCAGCACGCCAGACGGTGCAGGGAAATCCCCTGAAGAATGCATGCGAAGAATTTCAAGGGTTATATGTGGAGATATGGACGTTTTAACCAGGGAAAATATTAAGGAAATAGCAGGATACGTACATGAAGCACAGGTTGCCAGGGTTGCTGATGCACTCCTTGAAGTTTCAAATAGAAACTCCATTGACACAGTTGTCACAACAGGCCTTGGAATGAACATAATCTGTAAAAAGGCATGTGAAGCTGCAGGACTAAAATCAATGGGCATGGATGAAGTTATAAGTTCTGAAGACTGTGTTGTTGCACCTGCCGTAGGTACGGCTATTTTAATGGAGGAATACCTCCGAAATGAATGA
- a CDS encoding ATP-grasp domain-containing protein: MKILIFEFATAMGMEDPALTAEGRSMLSGLLSDFGEMGVDYLLSETLEEIIPDNGGLCRPILLHEDLETWIAENIHVYDACLPIAPEENLILHDLTKLIEEAGVEVVGSSSEAVMTCTNKYNMYKSLKDSIKNGESVQDSLIKTEKVAFEDVDPEDPCSCEVYESVFHLDKNPHEKGGSSEKVGKKIFKVVKPADGVSCTGVHVVDSFKGLLDAAEDMKKFTQLPYFILQDYVEGVTASVSLLSDGKNAIPLSLNFQNVQLKNGKIDYNGGHVPLEHELSQRAMELAKNTVESIPGLKGYVGVDVILADDAKIVEVNSRLTTPYVALREILNFNLGEAILEAVQGKLPQDVSIKGKIEFQKIGNDLTMKRV; the protein is encoded by the coding sequence TTGAAAATACTCATTTTTGAATTTGCAACAGCCATGGGTATGGAAGATCCCGCCCTAACAGCTGAAGGCAGATCAATGCTTTCAGGACTTCTATCAGACTTTGGAGAAATGGGTGTAGATTACCTTCTATCAGAAACATTGGAAGAGATAATACCTGATAATGGAGGTCTTTGCAGACCAATCCTGCTTCATGAGGATCTTGAAACCTGGATAGCTGAAAACATCCATGTCTACGATGCCTGCCTGCCAATAGCGCCTGAGGAAAATCTGATACTCCACGATCTAACCAAGCTGATTGAAGAGGCAGGAGTTGAGGTTGTGGGATCCAGTTCAGAAGCTGTAATGACTTGTACCAATAAATACAATATGTACAAATCCCTTAAAGATTCCATTAAAAATGGTGAGTCAGTTCAGGATTCACTCATAAAAACTGAGAAGGTGGCCTTTGAAGATGTAGATCCTGAAGATCCATGCAGTTGTGAAGTTTACGAATCCGTCTTCCATCTGGATAAAAACCCCCATGAAAAGGGAGGATCTTCTGAAAAAGTCGGGAAAAAAATATTTAAGGTTGTAAAACCGGCAGATGGTGTTTCATGCACAGGAGTTCATGTTGTTGATTCTTTTAAGGGATTATTGGATGCAGCAGAGGATATGAAGAAATTCACACAGCTTCCTTACTTCATTCTCCAGGACTATGTTGAGGGAGTAACTGCAAGTGTCAGCCTGCTTTCTGATGGTAAAAATGCAATTCCATTAAGCTTAAACTTTCAGAATGTACAGTTAAAAAATGGTAAAATAGATTACAATGGTGGACATGTTCCACTTGAACATGAATTATCCCAAAGGGCAATGGAACTTGCAAAAAACACTGTAGAATCCATTCCAGGTTTGAAGGGTTACGTTGGGGTTGATGTGATCCTTGCAGATGATGCGAAGATCGTTGAAGTGAATTCCAGACTCACAACACCATACGTTGCCCTCAGGGAGATTTTGAACTTCAACCTGGGAGAGGCCATACTGGAAGCTGTGCAGGGAAAACTTCCACAGGATGTTTCAATTAAGGGAAAAATCGAATTTCAAAAGATAGGAAATGATTTAACCATGAAAAGGGTTTAG
- the wecB gene encoding non-hydrolyzing UDP-N-acetylglucosamine 2-epimerase, translating into MKIAIIIGTRPEIIKMAPVIDEIEKRGIDYILIHTGQHYDHEMSQQFFVDLELKKPDFNIGVGSGSHGKQTALMMEKIEDVLVAEKPDIVLVQGDTNAVLAGALAASKLHIAVGHVEAGLRSYDKTMPEEINRQVADVTSNLYFVPTEESALNLVFEGLNPHEIFVTGNTVVDACIRNLKIAQKSSTILSDLDLSGDILTLTMHRAENVDDPERLQEVMDALLELEDITVVFPVHPRTVKTLKKFGIYEKLENAPHVLMTKPIGYLDFLVLLSNSRFIMTDSGGLQEEAITLNVPCLTLRYNTERPETVTAGGNILVGSSREKILENLKEIAGNESVYKKMSEANNPYGDGKASEKILDAVLNASSSGKLQITAPEYIMSHAGRELLQIREEITVSEFENGNSGSTINIVFNGNEAQFPHPDLDLKDKMVLVNMFDIK; encoded by the coding sequence ATGAAAATAGCAATAATAATAGGTACAAGGCCCGAAATCATCAAAATGGCTCCTGTAATTGATGAAATAGAAAAGAGGGGAATAGATTATATTTTAATTCATACGGGACAGCACTACGACCATGAAATGTCCCAACAATTCTTTGTTGACCTGGAACTTAAGAAACCAGACTTTAACATAGGTGTTGGTTCAGGTTCCCATGGAAAACAGACAGCTCTGATGATGGAAAAAATAGAGGATGTTCTTGTGGCTGAAAAACCTGACATCGTTCTGGTTCAGGGAGATACGAATGCAGTTCTTGCAGGAGCCCTTGCAGCAAGCAAACTCCACATTGCAGTTGGACATGTTGAAGCAGGACTCAGATCCTATGATAAAACCATGCCTGAAGAGATAAACAGGCAGGTTGCAGATGTCACATCAAACTTATATTTTGTTCCAACCGAAGAATCTGCCCTGAACCTTGTATTTGAAGGGTTAAATCCCCATGAAATATTCGTAACAGGCAACACAGTTGTTGATGCTTGTATAAGAAACCTTAAAATAGCCCAAAAGAGTTCAACAATACTCTCAGATCTGGATTTAAGTGGAGACATTCTCACACTCACTATGCACAGGGCAGAGAATGTTGACGATCCTGAAAGACTTCAAGAGGTTATGGATGCCCTTCTGGAACTTGAGGACATCACAGTGGTTTTCCCTGTACATCCCAGGACAGTGAAAACCCTCAAAAAATTCGGTATCTACGAGAAACTTGAAAATGCACCCCACGTGCTGATGACTAAACCCATAGGATACCTTGATTTCCTGGTTCTTCTTTCAAATTCACGCTTCATAATGACTGATTCAGGTGGGCTTCAGGAAGAGGCCATAACTCTTAATGTACCATGTTTAACACTCAGGTACAACACAGAAAGGCCTGAAACTGTAACAGCTGGTGGAAATATTCTTGTTGGTTCATCAAGGGAGAAGATACTTGAAAACCTTAAGGAGATAGCAGGTAATGAATCAGTGTACAAGAAAATGAGTGAAGCAAACAACCCCTATGGTGATGGAAAAGCTTCAGAGAAGATTTTAGATGCAGTTTTAAATGCTTCAAGTTCTGGAAAACTCCAGATAACTGCCCCTGAGTATATAATGAGTCATGCTGGAAGGGAACTTCTCCAGATCAGGGAGGAAATAACAGTATCTGAATTTGAGAATGGTAACAGTGGATCAACCATAAACATAGTTTTCAATGGTAATGAAGCCCAATTTCCACATCCTGATCTTGATTTAAAGGATAAAATGGTTCTTGTGAACATGTTTGACATTAAATAA
- a CDS encoding DUF460 domain-containing protein, with protein sequence MKNSDTFLNDEKTLDGQRGIIVGFDPGLTVGMAILDLEGKILFVGSFKEISRADVIKNIIKYGKTVLIATDVYPPPKTVKKLASILNSRIHSPYKLMSVESKTELVDAYLNLKTSADRSKVVSSHEISQNAHERDALAAAVKTYKDYQNKLQQIERRAESLGLPANAVDNVKIMVINDIPITKAIKQVLDGIEAEKSSKVSSIHGGFEREFLDVSNFRDRSGTYEDSYDAKLEHYKETVSRLRKQIKSQKRTIKKLKAKNRSLETAVTKKQSEISKMQSKMDKMYYEYSKDILRRKEVASKVNIIKNLQIKYDKEKSRRKELEKNLNLIRGMESIELSKNVVPVKIIESFTRDGINRACEYWKIKKGDVVFLVSSEGGGSQTASLLIDMGVKAVVTQDKISHPAEEEFERNMVPILAAENLNLKLIDEFAVVTSEVLREEIEKWQSNMESRILDEDKKKLLKVIDEYRAKRRSRESIR encoded by the coding sequence ATGAAAAATTCAGATACATTTTTAAATGATGAAAAAACCCTTGATGGACAGAGGGGAATAATCGTTGGTTTTGATCCAGGGCTTACAGTAGGCATGGCTATACTGGACCTTGAAGGTAAAATTCTTTTTGTAGGTAGTTTTAAGGAAATATCACGTGCAGATGTGATAAAAAATATAATAAAATATGGTAAAACAGTTTTAATTGCAACTGATGTTTATCCTCCGCCAAAAACAGTGAAAAAGCTTGCTTCAATCCTCAACTCCAGGATACATTCTCCATACAAGTTGATGTCTGTGGAATCAAAAACAGAACTTGTGGATGCATACCTCAACTTAAAAACATCTGCTGATCGTTCAAAAGTTGTATCTTCCCATGAAATATCTCAGAATGCCCATGAAAGAGATGCACTGGCAGCAGCTGTCAAAACCTACAAGGACTATCAGAACAAACTCCAACAGATCGAGAGAAGAGCAGAAAGTCTTGGGTTACCTGCAAATGCTGTGGATAATGTAAAGATAATGGTAATAAACGATATTCCCATAACCAAGGCAATAAAACAGGTTTTAGATGGTATTGAAGCTGAAAAATCCAGTAAGGTTTCCAGTATTCATGGGGGATTTGAAAGAGAATTTCTGGATGTTTCAAATTTCAGGGATCGATCTGGAACCTACGAAGATTCATACGATGCTAAACTGGAACATTATAAGGAAACAGTTTCAAGACTTAGAAAGCAGATAAAATCCCAAAAAAGGACTATAAAAAAATTGAAAGCCAAAAACAGATCCCTTGAAACTGCAGTCACCAAGAAGCAGTCTGAAATATCGAAAATGCAATCTAAAATGGATAAAATGTATTATGAATATTCCAAGGACATACTCCGACGAAAAGAAGTAGCTTCAAAGGTTAATATTATAAAAAATCTTCAAATAAAATATGATAAAGAAAAATCAAGACGAAAAGAGCTTGAAAAGAATTTAAATTTGATCAGGGGAATGGAATCCATTGAACTTTCAAAGAACGTTGTTCCAGTTAAGATCATAGAATCCTTCACAAGAGATGGAATAAACCGTGCATGTGAATACTGGAAGATAAAAAAGGGAGATGTGGTTTTTCTGGTGAGTTCAGAGGGAGGAGGTTCACAAACTGCATCACTACTTATTGATATGGGTGTGAAGGCAGTTGTAACTCAGGATAAAATATCCCACCCTGCTGAGGAAGAATTTGAACGAAATATGGTTCCCATACTCGCTGCAGAGAATCTTAACCTTAAATTGATAGATGAATTTGCTGTTGTAACCTCTGAAGTGCTCAGGGAAGAGATTGAAAAATGGCAGAGCAACATGGAATCCAGGATCCTTGATGAGGACAAGAAAAAACTTTTAAAGGTTATAGATGAATATCGTGCTAAGAGAAGGAGTAGGGAAAGTATCCGTTAA
- the truA gene encoding tRNA pseudouridine(38-40) synthase TruA, with translation MVKVALKVAYIGTDFHGFQRQLNFQTVEGELIKVFKKVGLMDSPEKSGYSIAGRTDKGVHALGNVVSFNTDEKLIVNQINDLLPQSIRILASAEVPSNFIPRFAIERHYRYVFMEDPFKKLSLDIEKMKHASKIFEGTHDFHNLSKKSERSPVRTINSIEVSENNGCIVFDVWGKNFLWNMVRKMVNVLLMVGTGGMDVEKLGTLLNPNLNHVILPAPPENLILMDVVYKGVKFHEDRYAKNNFLKTIQEEYLKKVRAAAVEMEIMQSLNLD, from the coding sequence GTGGTGAAAGTGGCTTTGAAGGTAGCTTACATTGGAACAGATTTTCATGGATTTCAAAGGCAGCTCAACTTCCAGACAGTTGAAGGTGAACTTATAAAAGTCTTCAAAAAGGTTGGTTTAATGGATTCACCTGAAAAATCAGGTTATTCAATAGCTGGAAGAACTGATAAAGGTGTTCATGCCCTTGGAAATGTGGTCTCATTCAACACGGATGAAAAGTTGATAGTAAACCAGATAAACGATCTTTTACCTCAAAGCATACGAATTCTGGCATCTGCAGAAGTTCCATCAAACTTCATCCCTAGATTTGCAATAGAAAGACATTACAGGTACGTTTTTATGGAGGATCCCTTCAAAAAATTATCCCTCGACATTGAAAAGATGAAACATGCCTCAAAAATCTTCGAGGGAACTCATGACTTCCATAATTTATCAAAAAAAAGTGAAAGAAGTCCAGTAAGAACCATCAACAGCATTGAAGTATCTGAAAATAATGGATGCATTGTTTTTGATGTTTGGGGAAAGAATTTCCTGTGGAACATGGTCAGAAAGATGGTCAATGTTCTCCTAATGGTTGGTACAGGTGGAATGGATGTAGAAAAACTTGGAACACTCCTGAATCCCAATTTAAACCATGTAATCCTCCCTGCACCTCCAGAAAACCTGATACTCATGGACGTGGTTTATAAGGGGGTTAAGTTCCATGAGGATAGGTATGCAAAAAATAATTTCTTAAAAACTATTCAGGAAGAATACCTCAAGAAGGTAAGGGCTGCAGCTGTTGAAATGGAGATAATGCAAAGCTTGAACCTGGATTAA
- a CDS encoding DMT family transporter — MKGSVPGIPMDDPHEKDCIPSDSKRFMSKKWGYLSVIVATLLFGIWNTFNKILLEDLDPIALSAIVYCIAGAFLFIIRFSPLNNRIMSFLDADCNAETHISRRDYLILLVTAVSGSVIAPIIYLNGLKLITAVTASLLMNVEILFIILIGVFFLRESLKRKDILGFICLVTGTVFLAVNGSPGNFSAGLTGNLGTILVIVAAFFWSIDTSLSKFLSGKRDLLFVSALKCSIGGLILLSLSIVLGSSFSVPLNHVPYLLFIGLVSIGFSFVLVYFAIRQIGSTRTGSLFSLSALFGAIFAFAILNEPFTIFQLVFGLLMLLGVFILYKNGT; from the coding sequence ATGAAAGGTTCAGTTCCAGGAATCCCAATGGATGATCCTCATGAAAAAGACTGCATACCCAGTGATTCTAAGAGGTTTATGAGTAAAAAATGGGGATATTTAAGTGTAATAGTTGCAACCCTACTTTTTGGAATCTGGAACACCTTTAACAAGATTTTACTGGAGGATCTAGACCCTATAGCCCTTTCAGCAATTGTTTACTGCATTGCCGGTGCTTTTCTATTTATAATCCGATTTTCACCACTTAACAACAGGATAATGTCATTTTTAGATGCCGATTGTAATGCTGAAACCCATATTTCACGAAGGGATTACTTGATACTCCTCGTAACTGCAGTTTCAGGGTCTGTGATTGCTCCAATTATCTACCTCAATGGTTTGAAACTGATAACAGCTGTTACTGCATCCTTACTAATGAACGTGGAGATACTGTTCATAATTCTCATTGGAGTGTTCTTTTTAAGGGAAAGTTTGAAAAGGAAGGATATACTTGGTTTTATTTGCCTTGTAACTGGAACTGTGTTTCTCGCTGTAAATGGAAGTCCAGGAAATTTTTCAGCAGGCTTAACAGGTAACCTTGGAACCATTCTTGTGATAGTTGCAGCATTCTTCTGGAGTATAGATACCAGTCTGAGCAAATTTTTAAGTGGAAAACGGGATTTACTCTTTGTAAGTGCCCTGAAATGTTCAATAGGAGGATTGATTCTGCTTTCATTATCCATTGTGCTGGGATCCAGTTTCAGTGTTCCCCTGAATCACGTGCCTTACCTCTTATTTATAGGGCTTGTGAGTATTGGATTCTCATTTGTACTTGTTTACTTCGCAATCCGGCAGATAGGTTCAACAAGAACAGGATCCCTGTTCTCACTTTCAGCATTATTCGGAGCCATATTTGCCTTTGCAATACTGAACGAACCTTTCACCATATTCCAGCTTGTATTTGGGCTTTTAATGCTTCTGGGAGTTTTCATTCTCTACAAAAACGGGACATGA
- the hisA gene encoding 1-(5-phosphoribosyl)-5-[(5-phosphoribosylamino)methylideneamino]imidazole-4-carboxamide isomerase: MVLSKDDMLIIPAVDIKNGKCVQLVQGKPGTEQVIIENPEKVAKDWENRGAEVLHIINLDGAFGDSERNAAVISKVLHEVSVPVQLGGGIRTTEDAVKLLDMGVERVILGTMAVENPENVRILADEFGSERIMVALDSKDSMVVVKGWTEKTDRTAPQFGNLFEKKGAGGILFTNVDVEGLLQGFDTQPLIELLEAVKIPVVYSGGVTSIEDVAKLSETDAAGVVIGSALYRGKMKFEDALKYQKTS, encoded by the coding sequence ATGGTTCTTTCAAAGGATGATATGCTCATAATTCCAGCTGTGGATATAAAGAATGGTAAGTGTGTTCAGCTGGTTCAGGGAAAGCCCGGAACTGAACAGGTTATAATAGAAAACCCTGAAAAAGTTGCAAAAGACTGGGAAAATAGGGGTGCTGAAGTTTTACATATAATAAACCTTGATGGTGCATTTGGTGATTCTGAACGAAATGCAGCAGTTATAAGCAAGGTTCTTCATGAGGTTTCTGTACCAGTGCAGCTTGGGGGAGGTATAAGAACCACTGAAGATGCTGTTAAACTACTTGATATGGGTGTTGAACGTGTTATATTAGGCACAATGGCCGTGGAGAACCCTGAAAATGTCAGAATACTTGCAGATGAATTTGGAAGTGAAAGGATAATGGTTGCACTTGACAGTAAAGATTCCATGGTTGTTGTTAAGGGTTGGACCGAAAAAACTGATAGAACAGCTCCCCAATTTGGGAATCTCTTTGAGAAGAAGGGTGCAGGAGGAATACTCTTCACAAACGTTGATGTTGAAGGATTACTCCAGGGATTTGACACCCAACCACTAATTGAACTTCTTGAAGCAGTTAAAATACCTGTTGTATATTCTGGAGGAGTTACATCAATTGAAGATGTTGCAAAACTCAGTGAAACTGATGCTGCAGGTGTTGTGATTGGATCAGCACTTTACAGGGGTAAAATGAAGTTTGAAGATGCGCTGAAGTATCAAAAAACATCCTGA
- a CDS encoding putative PEP-binding protein translates to MIILKGIGTSSYIGIGEVKKVEKHEDLLALEGGEIVVVSRASRDMLSHLKKAGAVVTDYGGITSHVAIVLREMQVPCIVGTEKGTSILEDGMIVTVDGKTGNIYAGFIEIESEREFLEVCRPSTNVKVNINVPEIAASVAPFADGVGSIRIENMILNTGKHPSLLQEEGRLTEVIVKGVKKIVDAFYPKPVWFRTFDIPTDELKRVEGGEVEPHESNPLIGLRAIQKDLQNPEILLSEFKAVRILLDQGYDNLGIKIPFIRDVSEYHEAKKAMKEVGIKPHRDLEVGASIETPSAVLTLDELMNEGMDFASIGMSDLAMCSLAVDRRGVKVAKHFNLMHSSVLKMVKLVIKKCNQWNIETCICGHAASNETIVKKLVDYGITSISTNPDQILRMRKVVETAEDDILLRGFRTI, encoded by the coding sequence ATGATAATTCTTAAAGGGATTGGTACAAGTTCTTATATTGGTATAGGGGAAGTTAAAAAGGTTGAAAAGCATGAGGATCTCCTGGCACTTGAGGGGGGAGAGATCGTTGTGGTTTCAAGAGCATCAAGGGACATGCTTTCACACCTCAAGAAGGCAGGGGCAGTTGTAACAGACTACGGTGGAATAACCAGCCACGTTGCCATAGTTTTAAGGGAGATGCAGGTCCCCTGTATAGTTGGAACAGAGAAAGGAACTTCCATCCTAGAAGATGGAATGATCGTAACGGTTGACGGGAAAACCGGCAACATCTATGCAGGTTTCATTGAAATTGAGTCTGAAAGGGAATTTTTAGAAGTCTGCAGACCATCAACCAATGTTAAGGTCAACATAAATGTGCCAGAAATTGCAGCAAGTGTTGCACCCTTTGCAGATGGAGTTGGCTCCATTAGAATAGAGAACATGATCCTGAACACTGGAAAACATCCCTCACTCCTCCAGGAAGAGGGAAGATTAACAGAAGTTATTGTAAAAGGTGTAAAAAAGATTGTTGATGCATTCTACCCAAAACCAGTATGGTTCCGCACATTTGACATACCAACGGATGAACTGAAACGGGTTGAAGGGGGTGAAGTCGAGCCTCATGAATCTAATCCTTTAATTGGACTCCGGGCAATACAGAAGGATCTTCAAAACCCTGAAATTTTATTATCAGAATTTAAAGCTGTAAGGATACTGCTTGATCAGGGTTACGACAATTTGGGAATTAAAATACCCTTCATAAGGGATGTTTCAGAGTACCATGAAGCAAAGAAAGCCATGAAAGAAGTGGGGATAAAACCACACAGAGATCTGGAGGTGGGTGCATCCATTGAAACACCTTCAGCAGTCTTAACCCTGGACGAGCTAATGAATGAAGGAATGGACTTTGCAAGTATAGGAATGAGCGACCTTGCAATGTGCTCCCTTGCGGTTGACCGTAGAGGTGTTAAAGTCGCAAAACACTTCAACTTAATGCACAGTTCTGTTTTAAAAATGGTGAAACTTGTTATCAAAAAGTGCAACCAGTGGAACATTGAAACCTGCATATGTGGACATGCTGCATCCAATGAAACAATTGTTAAAAAACTCGTTGATTATGGAATAACCTCAATTTCCACCAATCCGGACCAGATACTCAGAATGAGGAAGGTGGTTGAAACTGCAGAAGATGATATTCTTCTGAGGGGATTTCGAACCATTTAA
- a CDS encoding flippase, whose amino-acid sequence MSSKIAKGSFVILLGSFIFRIGGYIYRSLMAILLGPAGYGILGLTLPAQNVLILLAAGGLPPAIAKYVSHYSARDDEFMVRQVIKTSTKIMVVLSIVASIMIFFLAKPIAIGFLHKPEAVLPLQLISLITPFSVIVGALRGVFQGMYEMTNILITRATEQIFTIAGAVVLVLLGWYVAGAVVGTAIGFIVSTLVGVYIFKRITLKRISKLRKHGSLKPHQNTSITWREEISIAKRLLIFSIPVVIAGFAELALYDIGTYVIGHFMASEYVGYYNAASPIARLPLVISMSIATAALPAASEAFSLNDKHLLRTYILQSYRYVTLLVLPLSVGTIVFAAPIIGLLFPNPAFLNGTGALQILSAGMLCFTVYVVSASICQGLGKPNLPMTALVLGTIIDLVLSFIMVPVYGINGAALATTIAAVFIMVTVLGKTLQMTDAQLPKGDFTKIIIASIIMGIIFIPFPKTRLFLFLGIILAPFIYVSALTLFGGLKKEDVHVMYKFGEKMGPLKGVVRKFAGLFERFAT is encoded by the coding sequence ATGAGTTCAAAGATAGCAAAGGGAAGCTTCGTAATCCTTTTAGGTTCATTCATATTCCGTATCGGAGGATACATCTACCGTTCTTTAATGGCAATTCTTCTTGGCCCTGCAGGGTATGGTATTTTAGGTTTAACCCTGCCCGCTCAGAATGTTCTGATTTTACTTGCTGCAGGAGGTCTTCCACCAGCCATTGCAAAGTACGTTTCACATTACTCTGCAAGGGATGATGAATTCATGGTTCGGCAGGTCATAAAAACCTCCACCAAGATCATGGTTGTACTCTCGATAGTTGCAAGTATCATGATATTCTTTTTGGCCAAACCCATTGCAATAGGTTTTTTACATAAACCTGAAGCAGTGTTGCCCTTACAATTAATATCACTTATAACTCCCTTCAGTGTGATTGTAGGAGCTTTAAGGGGTGTTTTCCAGGGAATGTATGAGATGACCAACATCCTCATAACACGTGCTACAGAACAGATATTCACCATAGCAGGGGCTGTAGTTCTAGTTCTTCTTGGATGGTACGTTGCAGGAGCAGTTGTGGGAACTGCCATTGGGTTTATTGTTTCCACATTAGTGGGAGTTTATATATTCAAAAGGATCACCTTGAAAAGGATATCAAAACTAAGAAAACATGGAAGTCTCAAACCACATCAAAATACAAGCATAACCTGGAGAGAAGAGATTTCAATAGCAAAAAGGCTTCTGATATTTTCCATACCCGTTGTTATAGCAGGATTTGCAGAACTGGCACTCTACGATATTGGAACGTACGTTATAGGTCACTTCATGGCGAGTGAGTACGTTGGTTACTACAACGCAGCAAGCCCAATTGCAAGACTGCCCCTTGTAATATCCATGTCAATTGCAACTGCTGCTCTACCTGCTGCTTCAGAGGCATTCAGCTTAAATGATAAACATCTCCTCAGAACCTATATTTTACAGTCCTACAGGTACGTAACACTCCTTGTGCTGCCACTTTCTGTTGGAACCATAGTCTTTGCAGCACCAATAATAGGCTTGCTCTTCCCAAATCCTGCCTTTCTTAATGGAACTGGGGCTCTACAGATACTCTCAGCAGGAATGCTGTGTTTCACTGTTTACGTTGTCTCAGCCAGCATATGCCAGGGACTTGGAAAACCCAACCTTCCAATGACTGCACTAGTTTTGGGAACCATAATAGATCTGGTTTTAAGCTTTATCATGGTGCCAGTATACGGTATAAATGGCGCAGCACTTGCAACAACCATAGCTGCAGTCTTCATAATGGTCACGGTCCTTGGTAAAACCCTCCAAATGACTGATGCACAGCTTCCAAAGGGAGATTTTACAAAGATAATAATTGCCTCAATCATAATGGGAATTATATTCATTCCTTTCCCAAAAACACGTTTATTCCTATTTTTAGGAATAATTCTGGCCCCATTCATATATGTTTCAGCTTTAACATTATTTGGAGGGCTGAAAAAAGAGGATGTGCATGTGATGTACAAGTTTGGAGAAAAGATGGGCCCTCTGAAGGGTGTTGTAAGGAAATTTGCGGGTCTTTTTGAGAGGTTTGCAACCTGA